In Esox lucius isolate fEsoLuc1 chromosome 6, fEsoLuc1.pri, whole genome shotgun sequence, the following proteins share a genomic window:
- the zmiz1a gene encoding zinc finger MIZ domain-containing protein 1a isoform X6 has translation MNSLPSMDRHIQQTNDRLLCIKQHLQNPTNFHTAATELLDWCGDPRAFQRPFEQSLMGCLTVVSRVAAQQGFDLDLGYRLLAVCAANRDKFTPKSAETNTCRRCQSDSALLSSWCEELGRLLLLRHQKSRQNEPPQGKVPMQSSMNTMKPAGGLSHGDGPFPYDSVPWQQNTNQPAGSLSVVTTVWGVTNTSQSQVLANSSSHMNPGGNPMGQGMSGGPAGLNSPQFPGQQQQFPPKGGPSQGYIQQGMYGRQGYPGGGGYSGSYPGGPNTPPGGMGVPQHSRQAGDFTQPAAAAAAAAVAAAAATATATATATVAAMQQETQNKEMNQYGQMCSSFQMGPAQAYNNQFMNQPGPRGPPGGMNPGGMNQAMNNPSMGGPPMGMNQVRAPGMGPFGAHGQRTPQQGYGGPGGPRQAMPMQGMKRPYPGEQNYGGQQYGSNGQFPPQQGQYPSSNPSRPMPSPNYPGQRMPGGQGSGQYHPQGLPMGQFYKQEPFSGQGNSFSGGGYPYGQGNGAPRPGNYPHSPVPGNPTPPMTPGSSMPPYLSPNQDVKPPFPPDMKPNLTALPPPNTVKRKADVLSSCPVSPLQSANPNEELRLTFPVRDGVVLEPFRLEHNLAVSNHVYHLRPSVHQTLMWRSDLELQFKCYHHEDRQMNTNWPASVQVSVNATPLTIERGDNKTSHKPLHLKHVCQPGRNTIQITVTACCCSHLFVLQLVHRPSVRSVLQGLLKKRLLPAEHCITKIKRNFSSVAASSGNTNLNGEDGVEQTAIKVSLKCPITFRRIQLPARGHDCKHVQCFDLESYLQLNCERGTWRCPVCNKTALLEGLEVDQYMWGILNAIQNSEFEEVTIDPTCSWRPVPIKSDLHIKEDPDGPLAKRFKTMSPSQMTMPNVMEMIAQLGPGPSHYPSGPAQHGVGGAGGNPVEYGGPRGPGNSYHGHGNFDFPHGNPSGGGSGPRGGGSPLSDFIHPPQLSHPPDVPGGLLSQDKPLSHGISDPLLPELANPDELLSYLDPPDLPSNSNDDLLSLFENN, from the exons AAACCAACACCTGCAGGAGATGTCAGAGTGACTCAG CCCTGCTGTCATCGTGGTGCGAGGAGCTCGGTCGCCTCTTGCTGTTGCGTCACCAGAAGAGCAGACAGAACGAGCCGCCCCAGGGAAAAGTACCCATGCAGTCCAGTATGAACACCATGAAACCGGCTGGAGGTCTCTCACATGG TGATGGGCCATTTCCCTACGACTCAGTCCCATGGCAACAGAACACAAACCAGCCTGCTGGGTCATTGTCGGTAGTTACCACCGTATGGGGTGTGACCAACACATCACAGAGTCAG GTATTGGCCAACAGCTCCAGCCATATGAATCCGGGAGGTAACCCCATGGGTCAGGGTATGTCCGGGGGTCCGGCCGGCCTCAACTCGCCCCAGTTCCCCGGCCAGCAGCAGCAGTTCCCGCCCAAGGGGGGCCCTTCCCAGGGCTACATACAGCAGGGGATGTATGGTCGGCAGGGCTACCCGGGTGGAGGTGGCTACAGTGGCAG TTACCCAGGGGGTCCTAACACTCCCCCGGGGGGGATGGGCGTGCCCCAACACTCCCGCCAGGCTGGCGACTTCACACAACCAGCGGCTGCTGCTGCCGCCGCCGCCGTTGCCGCCGCCGCCGCTACGGCAACTGCCACGGCAACGGCTACTGTGGCAGCCATGCAGCAGGAGACCCAGAACAAAGAAATGAACCAGTATGGAcag ATGTGTTCCTCCTTCCAGATGGGCCCTGCCCAGGCCTACAACAACCAGTTCATGAACCAGCCCGGCCCCAGAGGGCCCCCTGGAGGCATGAATCCAGGCGGCATGAACCAGGCCATGAACAACCCCAGCATGGGTGGGCCTCCCATGGGCATGAACCAAGTCCGAGCCCCAGGCATGGGGCCTTTCGGGGCCCACGGACAAAGGACTCCCCAGCAGGGCTACGGAGGTCCTGGAGGCCCCAGGCAGGCCATGCCAATGCAGGGCATGAAGAGGCCGTACCCAGGAGAG CAGAACTACGGGGGTCAGCAGTACGGTTCAAATGGTCAGTTCCCTCCCCAGCAGGGTCAGTACCCTTCCTCTAACCCATCCAGACCGATGCCTTCCCCCAATTACCCCGGCCAGAGAATGCCCGGGGGGCAGGGATCGGGCCAGTACCACCCTCAAGGCCTGCCCATGGGACAGTTCTATAAG CAGGAGCCATTCAGTGGTCAGGGCAACAGCTTCTCTGGAGGGGGATACCCATATGGCCAGGGCAATGGG GCCCCCCGGCCGGGTAACTACCCCCACTCGCCGGTGCCTggcaaccccaccccccccatgaCCCCTGGGAGCAGCATGCCGCCATACCTCTCGCCCAACCAGGATGTCAAGCCCCCGTTCCCGCCCGACATGAAACCAAATTTGACAGCGCTTCCACCTCCCA ATACAGTAAAAAGGAAAGCTGACGTCCTGTcttcctgtcctgtctctccGCTCCAATCAGCCAATCCCAACGAGGAGTTGCGGTTGACGTTCCCAGTCCGGGACGGCGTGGTGTTGGAGCCTTTCCGGTTGGAACACAACCTGGCCGTCAGTAACCATGTCTACCACCTACGACCATCAGTACACCAGACCCTCATGTGgag GTCAGACCTGGAGCTGCAGTTCAAGTGTTATCaccatgaagacagacagatgaacactAACTGGCCCGCCTCTGTCCag GTCAGTGTCAACGCCACACCCCTGACCATCGAGCGGGGTGATAACAAGACGTCCCATAAACCTTTGCACCTGAAGCATGTGTGTCAGCCTGGCAGAAACACCATTCAGATCACAGTCACTGCCTGCTGCTGT TCGCATCTGTTTGTGCTGCAGCTGGTCCACAGACCTTCAGTCCGCTCCGTTCTGCAAGGACTGCTGAAGAAGAGACTTCTTCCAGCAGAACACTGCATCACCAAGA TTAAGAGGAACTTTAGCAGTGTTGCGGCCTCGTCGGGTAACACCAATCTGAATGGAGAGGACGGCGTGGAACAGACCGCTATCAAAGTGTCCCTCAAATGTCCAATCACATTTAGACGCATCCAGCTGCCCGCCAGGGGCCACGACTGCAAACACGTACAG TGTTTTGATTTGGAGTCGTATCTGCAGCTGAATTGTGAAAGGGGGACATGGAGGTGTCCTGTATGCAA TAAAACAGCGCTGTTAGAAGGCCTTGAGGTGGACCAGTACATGTGGGGAATCCTCAATGCCATACAGAA TTCGGAGTTTGAGGAGGTGACCATTGACCCAACATGTAGCTGGCGACCAGTGCCCATCAAGTCTGACCTCCATATTAAAGAAGACCCGGACGGACCGCTGGCAAAACGCTTTAAGACTATGAGCCCTTCCCAGATGACCATGCCTAATGTCATGGAGATGATTGCCCAGCTGGGCCCTGGCCCCTCCCATTACCCATCAGGCCCTGCTCAGCACGGGGTTGGTGGTGCCGGGGGCAACCCAGTGGAGTACGGTGGCCCGAGAGGCCCAG GCAACAGTTACCATGGCCACGGGAACTTTGACTTCCCACACGGTAACCCCTCGGGTGGGGGAAGTGGACCAAGAGGAGGGGGATCGCCCTTGAGTGACTTCATCCACCCCCCTCAGTTGTCCCACCCCCCAGACGTCCCCGGGGGTCTCCTATCGCAGGACAAGCCCCTGAGTCATGGAATCAGCGACCCT TTGCTTCCAGAGCTGGCCAACCCAGATGAGCTTCTGTCCTATCTGGACCCTCCAGATCTCCCCTCCAACAGCAACGAtgacctcctctccctctttgaGAACAATTAA
- the zmiz1a gene encoding zinc finger MIZ domain-containing protein 1a isoform X3, with protein sequence MNSLPSMDRHIQQTNDRLLCIKQHLQNPTNFHTAATELLDWCGDPRAFQRPFEQSLMGCLTVVSRVAAQQGFDLDLGYRLLAVCAANRDKFTPKSAETNTCRRCQSDSALLSSWCEELGRLLLLRHQKSRQNEPPQGKVPMQSSMNTMKPAGGLSHGDGPFPYDSVPWQQNTNQPAGSLSVVTTVWGVTNTSQSQVLANSSSHMNPGGNPMGQGMSGGPAGLNSPQFPGQQQQFPPKGGPSQGYIQQGMYGRQGYPGGGGYSGSYPGGPNTPPGGMGVPQHSRQAGDFTQPAAAAAAAAVAAAAATATATATATVAAMQQETQNKEMNQYGQMCSSFQMGPAQAYNNQFMNQPGPRGPPGGMNPGGMNQAMNNPSMGGPPMGMNQVRAPGMGPFGAHGQRTPQQGYGGPGGPRQAMPMQGMKRPYPGENYGGQQYGSNGQFPPQQGQYPSSNPSRPMPSPNYPGQRMPGGQGSGQYHPQGLPMGQFYKQEPFSGQGNSFSGGGYPYGQGNGAPRPGNYPHSPVPGNPTPPMTPGSSMPPYLSPNQDVKPPFPPDMKPNLTALPPPNTVKRKADVLSSCPVSPLQSANPNEELRLTFPVRDGVVLEPFRLEHNLAVSNHVYHLRPSVHQTLMWRSDLELQFKCYHHEDRQMNTNWPASVQVSVNATPLTIERGDNKTSHKPLHLKHVCQPGRNTIQITVTACCCSHLFVLQLVHRPSVRSVLQGLLKKRLLPAEHCITKIKRNFSSVAASSGNTNLNGEDGVEQTAIKVSLKCPITFRRIQLPARGHDCKHVQCFDLESYLQLNCERGTWRCPVCNKTALLEGLEVDQYMWGILNAIQNSEFEEVTIDPTCSWRPVPIKSDLHIKEDPDGPLAKRFKTMSPSQMTMPNVMEMIAQLGPGPSHYPSGPAQHGVGGAGGNPVEYGGPRGPGNSYHGHGNFDFPHGNPSGGGSGPRGGGSPLSDFIHPPQLSHPPDVPGGLLSQDKPLSHGISDPMSHPSNTDQSHNSMQQQSLHAPPHPNSQSLHHSGSHSGQSLHHGQSSQPPRQQALPPQQQQGQNSHPHGDLNFNPSGIEGQMSGDMPEPSLDLLPELANPDELLSYLDPPDLPSNSNDDLLSLFENN encoded by the exons AAACCAACACCTGCAGGAGATGTCAGAGTGACTCAG CCCTGCTGTCATCGTGGTGCGAGGAGCTCGGTCGCCTCTTGCTGTTGCGTCACCAGAAGAGCAGACAGAACGAGCCGCCCCAGGGAAAAGTACCCATGCAGTCCAGTATGAACACCATGAAACCGGCTGGAGGTCTCTCACATGG TGATGGGCCATTTCCCTACGACTCAGTCCCATGGCAACAGAACACAAACCAGCCTGCTGGGTCATTGTCGGTAGTTACCACCGTATGGGGTGTGACCAACACATCACAGAGTCAG GTATTGGCCAACAGCTCCAGCCATATGAATCCGGGAGGTAACCCCATGGGTCAGGGTATGTCCGGGGGTCCGGCCGGCCTCAACTCGCCCCAGTTCCCCGGCCAGCAGCAGCAGTTCCCGCCCAAGGGGGGCCCTTCCCAGGGCTACATACAGCAGGGGATGTATGGTCGGCAGGGCTACCCGGGTGGAGGTGGCTACAGTGGCAG TTACCCAGGGGGTCCTAACACTCCCCCGGGGGGGATGGGCGTGCCCCAACACTCCCGCCAGGCTGGCGACTTCACACAACCAGCGGCTGCTGCTGCCGCCGCCGCCGTTGCCGCCGCCGCCGCTACGGCAACTGCCACGGCAACGGCTACTGTGGCAGCCATGCAGCAGGAGACCCAGAACAAAGAAATGAACCAGTATGGAcag ATGTGTTCCTCCTTCCAGATGGGCCCTGCCCAGGCCTACAACAACCAGTTCATGAACCAGCCCGGCCCCAGAGGGCCCCCTGGAGGCATGAATCCAGGCGGCATGAACCAGGCCATGAACAACCCCAGCATGGGTGGGCCTCCCATGGGCATGAACCAAGTCCGAGCCCCAGGCATGGGGCCTTTCGGGGCCCACGGACAAAGGACTCCCCAGCAGGGCTACGGAGGTCCTGGAGGCCCCAGGCAGGCCATGCCAATGCAGGGCATGAAGAGGCCGTACCCAGGAGAG AACTACGGGGGTCAGCAGTACGGTTCAAATGGTCAGTTCCCTCCCCAGCAGGGTCAGTACCCTTCCTCTAACCCATCCAGACCGATGCCTTCCCCCAATTACCCCGGCCAGAGAATGCCCGGGGGGCAGGGATCGGGCCAGTACCACCCTCAAGGCCTGCCCATGGGACAGTTCTATAAG CAGGAGCCATTCAGTGGTCAGGGCAACAGCTTCTCTGGAGGGGGATACCCATATGGCCAGGGCAATGGG GCCCCCCGGCCGGGTAACTACCCCCACTCGCCGGTGCCTggcaaccccaccccccccatgaCCCCTGGGAGCAGCATGCCGCCATACCTCTCGCCCAACCAGGATGTCAAGCCCCCGTTCCCGCCCGACATGAAACCAAATTTGACAGCGCTTCCACCTCCCA ATACAGTAAAAAGGAAAGCTGACGTCCTGTcttcctgtcctgtctctccGCTCCAATCAGCCAATCCCAACGAGGAGTTGCGGTTGACGTTCCCAGTCCGGGACGGCGTGGTGTTGGAGCCTTTCCGGTTGGAACACAACCTGGCCGTCAGTAACCATGTCTACCACCTACGACCATCAGTACACCAGACCCTCATGTGgag GTCAGACCTGGAGCTGCAGTTCAAGTGTTATCaccatgaagacagacagatgaacactAACTGGCCCGCCTCTGTCCag GTCAGTGTCAACGCCACACCCCTGACCATCGAGCGGGGTGATAACAAGACGTCCCATAAACCTTTGCACCTGAAGCATGTGTGTCAGCCTGGCAGAAACACCATTCAGATCACAGTCACTGCCTGCTGCTGT TCGCATCTGTTTGTGCTGCAGCTGGTCCACAGACCTTCAGTCCGCTCCGTTCTGCAAGGACTGCTGAAGAAGAGACTTCTTCCAGCAGAACACTGCATCACCAAGA TTAAGAGGAACTTTAGCAGTGTTGCGGCCTCGTCGGGTAACACCAATCTGAATGGAGAGGACGGCGTGGAACAGACCGCTATCAAAGTGTCCCTCAAATGTCCAATCACATTTAGACGCATCCAGCTGCCCGCCAGGGGCCACGACTGCAAACACGTACAG TGTTTTGATTTGGAGTCGTATCTGCAGCTGAATTGTGAAAGGGGGACATGGAGGTGTCCTGTATGCAA TAAAACAGCGCTGTTAGAAGGCCTTGAGGTGGACCAGTACATGTGGGGAATCCTCAATGCCATACAGAA TTCGGAGTTTGAGGAGGTGACCATTGACCCAACATGTAGCTGGCGACCAGTGCCCATCAAGTCTGACCTCCATATTAAAGAAGACCCGGACGGACCGCTGGCAAAACGCTTTAAGACTATGAGCCCTTCCCAGATGACCATGCCTAATGTCATGGAGATGATTGCCCAGCTGGGCCCTGGCCCCTCCCATTACCCATCAGGCCCTGCTCAGCACGGGGTTGGTGGTGCCGGGGGCAACCCAGTGGAGTACGGTGGCCCGAGAGGCCCAG GCAACAGTTACCATGGCCACGGGAACTTTGACTTCCCACACGGTAACCCCTCGGGTGGGGGAAGTGGACCAAGAGGAGGGGGATCGCCCTTGAGTGACTTCATCCACCCCCCTCAGTTGTCCCACCCCCCAGACGTCCCCGGGGGTCTCCTATCGCAGGACAAGCCCCTGAGTCATGGAATCAGCGACCCT atgtCTCATCCTTCCAACACTGATCAGTCCCATAATTCCATGCAACAGCAGAGCTTGCACGCGCCTCCTCACCCCAACAGCCAATCGTTACATCACAGTGGCAGCCATTCAGGGCAGTCGTTACATCACGGCCAATCATCGCAGCCCCCTCGCCAGCAGGCCCTGCCTCCCCAGCAGCAGCAAGGCCAGAACAGCCACCCGCATGGCGATCTGAACTTTAACCCCTCTGGCATCGAAGGTCAAATGAGTGGTGACATGCCCGAGCCCTCTCTAGAT TTGCTTCCAGAGCTGGCCAACCCAGATGAGCTTCTGTCCTATCTGGACCCTCCAGATCTCCCCTCCAACAGCAACGAtgacctcctctccctctttgaGAACAATTAA
- the zmiz1a gene encoding zinc finger MIZ domain-containing protein 1a isoform X4, translated as MNSLPSMDRHIQQTNDRLLCIKQHLQNPTNFHTAATELLDWCGDPRAFQRPFEQSLMGCLTVVSRVAAQQGFDLDLGYRLLAVCAANRDKFTPKSAALLSSWCEELGRLLLLRHQKSRQNEPPQGKVPMQSSMNTMKPAGGLSHGDGPFPYDSVPWQQNTNQPAGSLSVVTTVWGVTNTSQSQVLANSSSHMNPGGNPMGQGMSGGPAGLNSPQFPGQQQQFPPKGGPSQGYIQQGMYGRQGYPGGGGYSGSYPGGPNTPPGGMGVPQHSRQAGDFTQPAAAAAAAAVAAAAATATATATATVAAMQQETQNKEMNQYGQMCSSFQMGPAQAYNNQFMNQPGPRGPPGGMNPGGMNQAMNNPSMGGPPMGMNQVRAPGMGPFGAHGQRTPQQGYGGPGGPRQAMPMQGMKRPYPGEQNYGGQQYGSNGQFPPQQGQYPSSNPSRPMPSPNYPGQRMPGGQGSGQYHPQGLPMGQFYKQEPFSGQGNSFSGGGYPYGQGNGAPRPGNYPHSPVPGNPTPPMTPGSSMPPYLSPNQDVKPPFPPDMKPNLTALPPPNTVKRKADVLSSCPVSPLQSANPNEELRLTFPVRDGVVLEPFRLEHNLAVSNHVYHLRPSVHQTLMWRSDLELQFKCYHHEDRQMNTNWPASVQVSVNATPLTIERGDNKTSHKPLHLKHVCQPGRNTIQITVTACCCSHLFVLQLVHRPSVRSVLQGLLKKRLLPAEHCITKIKRNFSSVAASSGNTNLNGEDGVEQTAIKVSLKCPITFRRIQLPARGHDCKHVQCFDLESYLQLNCERGTWRCPVCNKTALLEGLEVDQYMWGILNAIQNSEFEEVTIDPTCSWRPVPIKSDLHIKEDPDGPLAKRFKTMSPSQMTMPNVMEMIAQLGPGPSHYPSGPAQHGVGGAGGNPVEYGGPRGPGNSYHGHGNFDFPHGNPSGGGSGPRGGGSPLSDFIHPPQLSHPPDVPGGLLSQDKPLSHGISDPMSHPSNTDQSHNSMQQQSLHAPPHPNSQSLHHSGSHSGQSLHHGQSSQPPRQQALPPQQQQGQNSHPHGDLNFNPSGIEGQMSGDMPEPSLDLLPELANPDELLSYLDPPDLPSNSNDDLLSLFENN; from the exons CCCTGCTGTCATCGTGGTGCGAGGAGCTCGGTCGCCTCTTGCTGTTGCGTCACCAGAAGAGCAGACAGAACGAGCCGCCCCAGGGAAAAGTACCCATGCAGTCCAGTATGAACACCATGAAACCGGCTGGAGGTCTCTCACATGG TGATGGGCCATTTCCCTACGACTCAGTCCCATGGCAACAGAACACAAACCAGCCTGCTGGGTCATTGTCGGTAGTTACCACCGTATGGGGTGTGACCAACACATCACAGAGTCAG GTATTGGCCAACAGCTCCAGCCATATGAATCCGGGAGGTAACCCCATGGGTCAGGGTATGTCCGGGGGTCCGGCCGGCCTCAACTCGCCCCAGTTCCCCGGCCAGCAGCAGCAGTTCCCGCCCAAGGGGGGCCCTTCCCAGGGCTACATACAGCAGGGGATGTATGGTCGGCAGGGCTACCCGGGTGGAGGTGGCTACAGTGGCAG TTACCCAGGGGGTCCTAACACTCCCCCGGGGGGGATGGGCGTGCCCCAACACTCCCGCCAGGCTGGCGACTTCACACAACCAGCGGCTGCTGCTGCCGCCGCCGCCGTTGCCGCCGCCGCCGCTACGGCAACTGCCACGGCAACGGCTACTGTGGCAGCCATGCAGCAGGAGACCCAGAACAAAGAAATGAACCAGTATGGAcag ATGTGTTCCTCCTTCCAGATGGGCCCTGCCCAGGCCTACAACAACCAGTTCATGAACCAGCCCGGCCCCAGAGGGCCCCCTGGAGGCATGAATCCAGGCGGCATGAACCAGGCCATGAACAACCCCAGCATGGGTGGGCCTCCCATGGGCATGAACCAAGTCCGAGCCCCAGGCATGGGGCCTTTCGGGGCCCACGGACAAAGGACTCCCCAGCAGGGCTACGGAGGTCCTGGAGGCCCCAGGCAGGCCATGCCAATGCAGGGCATGAAGAGGCCGTACCCAGGAGAG CAGAACTACGGGGGTCAGCAGTACGGTTCAAATGGTCAGTTCCCTCCCCAGCAGGGTCAGTACCCTTCCTCTAACCCATCCAGACCGATGCCTTCCCCCAATTACCCCGGCCAGAGAATGCCCGGGGGGCAGGGATCGGGCCAGTACCACCCTCAAGGCCTGCCCATGGGACAGTTCTATAAG CAGGAGCCATTCAGTGGTCAGGGCAACAGCTTCTCTGGAGGGGGATACCCATATGGCCAGGGCAATGGG GCCCCCCGGCCGGGTAACTACCCCCACTCGCCGGTGCCTggcaaccccaccccccccatgaCCCCTGGGAGCAGCATGCCGCCATACCTCTCGCCCAACCAGGATGTCAAGCCCCCGTTCCCGCCCGACATGAAACCAAATTTGACAGCGCTTCCACCTCCCA ATACAGTAAAAAGGAAAGCTGACGTCCTGTcttcctgtcctgtctctccGCTCCAATCAGCCAATCCCAACGAGGAGTTGCGGTTGACGTTCCCAGTCCGGGACGGCGTGGTGTTGGAGCCTTTCCGGTTGGAACACAACCTGGCCGTCAGTAACCATGTCTACCACCTACGACCATCAGTACACCAGACCCTCATGTGgag GTCAGACCTGGAGCTGCAGTTCAAGTGTTATCaccatgaagacagacagatgaacactAACTGGCCCGCCTCTGTCCag GTCAGTGTCAACGCCACACCCCTGACCATCGAGCGGGGTGATAACAAGACGTCCCATAAACCTTTGCACCTGAAGCATGTGTGTCAGCCTGGCAGAAACACCATTCAGATCACAGTCACTGCCTGCTGCTGT TCGCATCTGTTTGTGCTGCAGCTGGTCCACAGACCTTCAGTCCGCTCCGTTCTGCAAGGACTGCTGAAGAAGAGACTTCTTCCAGCAGAACACTGCATCACCAAGA TTAAGAGGAACTTTAGCAGTGTTGCGGCCTCGTCGGGTAACACCAATCTGAATGGAGAGGACGGCGTGGAACAGACCGCTATCAAAGTGTCCCTCAAATGTCCAATCACATTTAGACGCATCCAGCTGCCCGCCAGGGGCCACGACTGCAAACACGTACAG TGTTTTGATTTGGAGTCGTATCTGCAGCTGAATTGTGAAAGGGGGACATGGAGGTGTCCTGTATGCAA TAAAACAGCGCTGTTAGAAGGCCTTGAGGTGGACCAGTACATGTGGGGAATCCTCAATGCCATACAGAA TTCGGAGTTTGAGGAGGTGACCATTGACCCAACATGTAGCTGGCGACCAGTGCCCATCAAGTCTGACCTCCATATTAAAGAAGACCCGGACGGACCGCTGGCAAAACGCTTTAAGACTATGAGCCCTTCCCAGATGACCATGCCTAATGTCATGGAGATGATTGCCCAGCTGGGCCCTGGCCCCTCCCATTACCCATCAGGCCCTGCTCAGCACGGGGTTGGTGGTGCCGGGGGCAACCCAGTGGAGTACGGTGGCCCGAGAGGCCCAG GCAACAGTTACCATGGCCACGGGAACTTTGACTTCCCACACGGTAACCCCTCGGGTGGGGGAAGTGGACCAAGAGGAGGGGGATCGCCCTTGAGTGACTTCATCCACCCCCCTCAGTTGTCCCACCCCCCAGACGTCCCCGGGGGTCTCCTATCGCAGGACAAGCCCCTGAGTCATGGAATCAGCGACCCT atgtCTCATCCTTCCAACACTGATCAGTCCCATAATTCCATGCAACAGCAGAGCTTGCACGCGCCTCCTCACCCCAACAGCCAATCGTTACATCACAGTGGCAGCCATTCAGGGCAGTCGTTACATCACGGCCAATCATCGCAGCCCCCTCGCCAGCAGGCCCTGCCTCCCCAGCAGCAGCAAGGCCAGAACAGCCACCCGCATGGCGATCTGAACTTTAACCCCTCTGGCATCGAAGGTCAAATGAGTGGTGACATGCCCGAGCCCTCTCTAGAT TTGCTTCCAGAGCTGGCCAACCCAGATGAGCTTCTGTCCTATCTGGACCCTCCAGATCTCCCCTCCAACAGCAACGAtgacctcctctccctctttgaGAACAATTAA